TTTAACGCTTCCTTTGCAGCTCGAACAGTCTTGCTGAGGTAGCACGGTTGAAGTGATTCGCCAGAGTCACCCAGATCTCGTAAGAGCTCGTGCAGTGAATCACCTCACTCTGGATGTCTTCTGAGAAAGAACCAAGCAGCCATGACTGGATAACTTCGTCAATTTGGAACCAGAGGGTATGGTCTGGATTTGGCACCGGTGTGGACGTGCCGTTGATTCCAGGAGCTGAGATAGTAGCCAGTAGTTGTGGAGTTTCTCTGGTGACAAATCCCAACAACCTTTGACCGTTCAAGAATGCTTCAAACTGAGGCTTCCATAGGATGTAGTTCTTTTCCGTGAGCTTTACAGTGACAGAGTTGATGATTTTGAGAGTTGGTGGAGTATACGGTTCCATGGATCTGTTATCCatgaagctctgataccataaaagaACTTGAGCGTAATGAACAAGAGTTTAGTTTTACTGAAACTTCATGAATTCATTTCTTAACCTAAGCTATTACATGAGTTCAATATTTATAGCCAAAGGTAAATAGTGTTGCCCTAGACATGTGGTTTAATCGTGAACGCTCTGTAGATCAAGGGCTGAAAATCTGTTTGCCAGCTTCAAGCCATTAACTCCTTCTGCACCGGTTCTCGTCATCTTCTGCTTTTGTACTATGCTTTTGCTACTCTTCTCTTCATTTCCAAGACATAGACGTTGCGCGGTTGATTCAAACTTGGGACCACCTGTGTTGGGCTGTTGACTGGGTTTCTTCTCATCCGCGTGGTCCATCTTCTGTTTTCCCTTTTGCTCACTTGTCAATCTACTGCCGTTTAATGTACTCTCATCAATAGATCTAACTTGTATGAGTTTTGAAACTGCTCTTTTTCGACTTTCTGTATAAGCCAGGGAGCAAGTGTTGTTTGTACCCTATGACACGTTATTAAGGTAAAACGGGAGTAGTTCAATCGGCGTAGTGATGTTTCTAAGACTTCATATTCTTGGAGGTAGGCttgagacttttatccgagatccggattcgatccggatccgatccgaaaatccggatatccggagggaccgaatccggatccggatagtaaaatgctGGATCCGCCAAAgctggatccggatccggatatttcgattttttagtccggatatccggatccgtaagttttattaataattatttcaaaaatagtaatatctatatataaaaactaattttatttaatatattttcatttttataatagtatatgtaaattttatgtaagttttgtaattttatacatagaaataattcaaaacattatatattttttgttttaaattattgttaatattttatatatattaatattatttatttatttatttattttaaggatccaaatccggatccggatatccgccggatattacaatttttagaaggatatccgacacccggatatccgagaaccccggatccggataaggatagtaaaattatggatccgccggataaggatacgggtccggataccttaaaattccccggatacccgatccgtcccagACCTACTTGGAGGTGAGTTTGTCACGTCTTATACTACACGTGGTTATGCGAAATGAAAATGTGATGCTTCTTACTCGGAGTTCTAAGTGTTTTCTATAGTTGGTGCAATAGATCAATTATTTTTCGAATTCGTTTTCCTCTATTTTTCCAATTACTGCATCGTTCCAAATAATTGACAATTATCAGCAACGAATCAAAGGGTTAATGAGTTAACTTTACTAGTTGCATATGTGCTAAAAATAACAAAGTAttcacaataataaaaaaagaaaagaaatgctAGCTACAGGTTGTGATGCAGAAGATTTCTTCAgtttaaacaaacaaaagagaagCAAGTTGATTCAGGATTACACAAACATAATTTATAACAGTGCCATCATCGTTGAgcaagtcaaaaaaaaaaaacttaaaacaactGCAACTAGCATTTCTTGATTTAGTAAGAACTTATTCAAACAATTATCCTGATCCTGAGAATTAGAGATGTGTGCACGTATGTAGTGCATACAAGTCTCAGATAGAATGTCCAAACTGAAAGATTTAACTTGACAAGTTAAAACCTCATTTAACCACGCTAGTCACAGAGACGGTAAAAAACTCACTCAGGTCAATACACATATTGAGATCACAGCTAAAACCTTATGTTTCCTGTATAACCAATCAGCTAGAAAGCAACAAGCAAAGATGCAGAACAATAAAACGATATATAGCAAAGTAACTAACCCACAACAATAAGAACATCTAAATGATGACATGGGCAGTGATATGTTATTGCTAATTCAAAAGGAAAGAACTATTCTTAGCTTCTCTTTGATACTGTCTTCCATGTAAAGGTCAACTCAGGGTTTCCTTGATCAgtttaaatcaaaatctaatGGTAACGAAAGTGCAGAAGAATCTAATAAGTTTAACAAGCTTAGGCACGCGAGAGAGAAAACCAATGGTGCTTAAGATAAGGTCACTGAGTTTGTGGATACTAATATGCGTCCAGGTGTTTTCTTTGGTGTTAGCTCAAGACGGTAATCAGTTTGTGCACTATAACTTCAGTAAAGCAGACCTGCATCGTGATGGCATGGCAACTATCGATGACGGCCGATTGCATCTTACAAATAACACAAATAAGAGCACCGGCCATGCTTTCCACAAGATTCCAATGAACTTCACAAGGTCATCTCCCAGTTCACTTTCTTTTTCAACAGAATTTGTCTTTGCGATGTTTCCTTTGCAAGGCGACGGCCAGGGGCTAGCTTTTGTGGTATCTCCTTCAATGGACCTCAGGTATAGTGGCGCTGCAACATCATACTTAGGGCTTTTCAATAGGACAAATGataataaaactgaaaaccaTATCTTGGCTGTAGAGCTTGACACCAATCCAAGCTCTGAAGCGATTGAAGATAGCTATAACCATGTTGGGATTGATGTTAACAGTATAGTCTCGGTGGAATCTGCGGATGCTAGTTACTTTAATGATACATCCAGGAAGAACATAAGCTTGCCTCTTGCTAGTGGAACGAGTATTCTGGTCTGGATTGATTATGATGGTTTAGAAAGGTTACTAAATGTGACGTTAGCTCCAGTTCCAACAAAGCCAACTTCACCTCTCTTGTCAAGTTCCATCAAACCAAGTGTGCCTCTCTTGTCAAAATCCATCAATGTTTCAGAAATATTCAATGAAACCATGTTTGTAGGCTTCTCTGGATCAACAGGCACAGTCAAAAGTGACCAATATATCCTTGCATGGAGTTTCAAGAAAGGTGGAAAAGCAGAAAGCCTTGACATTTCAAAGGTTTTGGATCCCCCAAatccacctccaccaccaccatcatctCCGCCGCCACCTACTCTGCCACCAACCTCTCCACCAAAGTCAAGGTCTAAAGGCTCTAGCCTTGCTTTAATTCTAGGCACTACTATAGCAGGAACTTTGCTAATAGTACTAGGAGGAGTTTTGTATCTTCtttacaagaagaagaagtatgCTGAGGTTCTTGAACAATGGGAAAAGGAATATAGTCCCCAGAGGTACTCCTTCAGGAACCTATACAAAGCAACCAAGGGTTTTAAGGAGAATCAACTACTTGGAGCAGGAGGTTTTGGAAAAGTTTATAAGGGAATACTTCCCTCCGGTACACAAATCGCTGTTAAGAGAGTCTACCATGATGCAGAGCAAGGGATGAAACAGTATGTCGCGGAGATCGCTAGTATGGGAAGACTAAGGCACAAGAACTTGGTTCAGCTCCTTGGCTACTGCAGAAGGAAAGGTGAACTGCTTTTGGTTTACGAGTACATGCCCAACGGAAGCCTAGATAACTACTTGTTCAACAACCAAAACCTCACTTGGTCTCAGAGATTGAACATAATCAAGGGAGTAGCATCTGCGCTTTTGTATCTTCATGAAGACTGGGAACAAGTTGTGCTACACAGAGATATCAAAGCTAGCAACATTCTTTTAGATGCTGATCTTAATGGACGGTTGGGAGATTTTGGGTTTGCAAGGTTCCATGATCGCGGCGAGAATCTAGAAGCTACACGTGTGGTTGGAACCATAGGCTACATGGCTCCAGAGCTAACTGCAATGGGTGTGACCACTACCTGGACTGATGTATATGCCTTTGGAGCTTTTATTCTCGAGGTGGTTTGCGGAAGAAGGCCAGTAGACCCTGAGAGACCCCCTGAGCAAATGATTCTACTCAAGTGGGTTGCTATTTGTGGAAGCAGAGATAGTTTAATGGTTACTGTTGATAGTAAACTTGAAGGAAACTTTAAAGCTGAAGAGGTCAAGATGCTTTTGAAGCTAGGCATGCTCTGTTCTCAGAGCAACCCAGAGAATAGACCAAGTATGAGACTTATAGTACAATATCTCGAAGGAAATGTCACTGTTCCGAGCATATCATATGATACATCTGGATTTGGTATGCCAAATATAAGCAATGAAACGGTAACACAACAGCCTGGAACCTCCTCATTAGCTAACTTCTCTTTTGAAGATGTTACAGTCCTATATGGTGGTCGTTGAAGCCTGCAAGCAAACTTTTATTCTGCTACAATGTTGTGTCTCCTAAGTGAATGATTGTATTGTGATTGGTTGTTGAATTTACAAtaacatacatgttttttttttttttgcaacattTTCACTTCAAGATTTTAGATTCAATCTCTTCCAGACTAAGACCCTTGGTCTCAGGAACTACTAGAACAACAAACAAGAGTGATACCAATGCTATGGCTccaaagagaaggaagagattCTCTGCTCCAAGATATTCCTGCAAAGGTGGCACCGGAGCCAGAAGTTACTAATAAACTTTCAAGGGAGATTTAACCAGAGCGAGCATAAGGGTTATACCTTTAAGGGTGAAAACGCAAAGGTCACAATGGCATTGGATCCAAAGTTTGTAAGAACTGCAAGACTGATCCCCCTCCCTCTTGTGCGAAGTGGGAATATCTCTGACACCATTAGCCAACTGATTGGTCCAAATGAGATCTGGTTCCCAAGAACAAAACAGTTAGATCAGGAAGATATGACTATTAAGAGACGTAAGCTGAGttttctcttcttgtttctatacGATCTAGACAAGAGCTAGAATGCAAACCTGGTAGCAACCAACATAGAGAAGCAGTGCACCAACTGCTACAAGAGGAAAACCACCGAGAAACTTGTAGTATGCTGACAGTAGAAACAAAGAAATCGCCTGGAATGTTTTGgaacatacaaaagaaaaaagagtaagCCAATGTATCAATATGAAACTTAAGGAACAAAAGAGTTAACTCATACAATGCCACTGACGCCTCCAATCAGTAAGGGACGTCTTCCAAGATCATCAACTTTAGCAACAGCCACCCATGTCATCAGTAACTGCAGAGGACGTACGTTATCAATTATATAGCATACACAGATACTTaaataacaaaagaaatgagcaccttgaagacaCCAATGATAACAGAGACTCTAGTTGCATCAGCAGCAGCAGAGAATCCAGCAGTCTGAAGAATCGAACCCGCGTAGTAAAGAACACTCGGCTGTCCAGTTATCTATCAAGTTCGATGCAGAGTATTAAGTTAAATCTCACATTCATCCAAAGACCAACCAACAAACGAAGAAGTATCAATCACCTGCTGAAAAAGAACTAAACCACCACCAATAGTCAGAGCTTTCAAGTTAGGCCCTTGGAACACTTCCAAGAAGTTCCCCCCAGACTTCTCCTCATCTTCATAAGCCGTTTTCACAGATAACAACGCATCATCCACCAGCTTCTCCGACAGTTTATCACCGGGAGGTCTGCCACGTAGTTTGCTGAGTGCAACCATGGCTTTGTCTTTGTATTCTTGTAGAGCGCCTTTGCCTTGAACAGCTCTAAGAAGCAGCCAGCGAGGAGACGGAGGGAGGCTCCACATGCCTAGTCCCATGAGCAAAGCAACAGGGGTACCGAATCCGTACATGTATCTCCACCCTCCGACCACATCAATCTCAAAGCTTCCAACAGAAAAACCCAGCTGCGCAGAAAGTGGGATTAGAAAGAGTCCAAATGAAATTACATAgaaaaaggaagagatgggATGTGTACCAGGATGCCTAATACGATGAAGAGTTCTTTGAGAGATATAAGAGTTCCACGGATTTGAGATGGGCATGTCTCAGCTATATAGAGTGGAGCCCCATGCATTGCCTATCAAAGGAAACCAGTTTACTGTAAGCAATCAACAAGGAAACAAGACAAGGTTGCAGAGCTCACCAAACCAATACCCAAGCCGTAGAGAAGCCTTCCAAGTAAGAGAACATTAAGATCAGGGGCGCAGCCAGTGATCAGAGACCCAAGGAGATAGAGACCAGCAGCTATAATGAGTTCCCGTCTTCTTCCTTCATAAGAAAATGGTAAGAAGAAACAGAATCAGAGACTTGGAACCAGTTAGAAAGAAGgagaaatcaataaaaataaaagagttaCCAAGGAAATCAGCAATGCCATAGACAAGAGTTGAGCCAAGAAGGGCTCCATATAAGGATCCGCTAACCTACACAACAAGATGCAAAAACAGACTGTAACTTTCTGCTAAAAATCCATACATCTCTAGATAATAGCATTACCACAAGTCCCAGCTGAACAGGTGACAAGTTAAACCATGTAGTTCCACTGAGCGCAGCTGACTGTTTCAACACCATAATAACGATGTTAGGCTTTGTAACTAATAGGTAACAAATAAAAGcagataatttaaattaaaacctGAAGTGAGAGAGTAGCACCGGAGGTTGCTCCAATATCATACCCGAACAATAGCCCTCCCAGAGCCGGGAATATAAACCTAAGATTCAAGCAAAATGACTGTTAAAATCAAGTGTTGAGCCTAAAGCTCAGTCTAGCTATTTATGATACATAAGCCATTGCTCACAGATTAAGATCATTACACAGACAAACCAAACCTATGTAACTATATAGCTGATGGGATTAAGAACTAAACAGTTAATTTCCTAAAAGGATATAAATAGTTACGGGAGTATCACAGAAGACCAAGAAAATGACTCAGGTGCATCAGAAGCAAGCGAATCAGCTACTTCTCCACTGTCGGCAAACTCTCCTCCAGTCCCAACTTTGACCTACCCATGAACCAGAAAAcaagaaaaccaaatcaaacattTTTGAAAAGCAAACAAAACCCATGAAAGATGGTCCTTACCTGGAATTTTTGTCTGTGTCTAGGGGCTGAACCAAGTTTGGGTACCAATAAAGTTAGTTGTTTGGATCGGAGGTGAGAAGAGTCAGGCCTGGATTTGAAACAGGAGCAGAAGAAGGCACGGGGACTAGAGTTCTTGAACTGGTTCCGTTGTAAGGGTGTGAGGGGGAAATGTGACTGAGTCGAGACAGCGAAAGCCATGATCCGAGTGAGGATTCTCCCGCTAACTTTGTACGCTTATCGCTCATCCCCTTGaatcttcattttgtttttattttcaatttaaaaataaaataaaattgtgtgGTTGTAGAGTATCTTTCTTTTCCAGATACATACTAAGGACAAAACTGTAAATTAGTATTAGTAGGGCTTTTCTTTAATATAAACCCTCTTTTTTTGTCTTCTCCGCTATTCTTCTTAAACCTCTGTAAAGCTCGTGGAGCAGAGTACGTAAGCCAATCAACCACCATTGCTACTTTTTCATATTCAGCTTCTTCCTCGTTCTATATCTGTTAGAAGATGATTACTTTCTAGCAGAAGTTTCCAACTTTGGTAAGCTTTTGTCGATTGGGATTAAGATGAATCATGAGCTCTGGTTGCCTCTTCTAACATTTTTTTGGAGCACAATCCTTGTTGATTGAATGATGCATACCTAACTTGGCTATATCTATCTGTTAAAAGGGGTATGAGCTTGGAAGGTAACTAGCTCACATTCCGTGTGTGTGTGGGACTGTGAAGTGGCGAGAGCTTTTTGAACTCGATACTGGACACTTCCGTTGATGCTGGTATTTCCATAAACGGTCTCAACTGATTGGTGTTGGTAACCGCTGGGGAATTGAAGAAGGAGACGCGTCAACAAGTGACCGACCACTTGCTTGCAAGAACCTGGACAATTTTTGGATTGGAATCATCACATCTTAGTCGGTTGTTTTCTCAGGCTCTTTGTTTCGTGTAATATGAAACAGGTACATAATAGAAAGAAAGATTCTACATGAAGATACTTCAAAACAAGAAGAGCACTAGTGCTGCGTTAGGACCAATGGATTCAAATTCGCAAATTCCATTATTTATTAACTCAACAAAGCCAAAACAATCTTATATACATTAAGAGTTTGCATTTATTTAGTAGAGAGTCTAGCGAGAAAGAGACAGATAGCCTTCACATAACGCTTCTCTTAGAAGGTAAAATCTCCTTTGGTctgccaaaaaaataaaataagaagataTGTGAGTCAAGTGAAATGTTAAATCCTCCATTGTCAAGAAGTCGGTCCGACCTCAGAGAAAAGAATGTTCTTTTCGTTGATTTGCATAACCCCAGCTTTGAGCTTGCACTCCCACTTGTTCTTGCGCTTCTTCACCTACGGAAGTTTGCATCTAGTTGAATAAAATGGGTTTTATAACTCCATCATTGTTATGAATATGCAGCAACGAAGAAATAAATCTTACATAATCAAACTGACACATGATCAAATGCGGAATGTCCTCATCATCATTGATATCATCTTCCTCATAATCATCATCCTCGTTCAaactttcatcatcatcatctacatcATCGTTCAGTTCACAAAAGTAAACAAGGGTAACACTTTCTCCACAAACAAACCCATACATCTGAAACTTTACCATGAGGAGCAAAAGCGCTTGGCTTTATATCATCACTAGCACCATCTTGCTGAGGAATGTGAAATCCTTCACTCTCATCTTTTATCGACAACCCAAGCTCCTGAAAACGCGTTTTCAATAATCCAGTGActcaaaaacaagaacaagagaacCATACCGTGGATGGAAACTGAGCATCAGTGTCAATCCCACTCTGATTCTGAGCATATCCATGCAAAGGATTTGGATCTTGAATCTGCATCAAAGGTGTGGTGGTAGGAAACGAAGGAGAAGATGTATCTATGGTTCCTCTTATGACTCCGGCTTGTATCATCTTCCTTCTCCAAGTCTATACACACACATTTTACAATCAGTTTCAAAACCCTAACTTATACCTTAAGAAAAGCCAAGCAAAACTTAACGGCGAAGCAATTTAAGCGAATCCGAGGATTATATGTAAAGACAAATCAAGATCGATCAGTTGACCTAAATGGATATCAAACAATGAGAGTTTGTCAACTAACTGCATGAAGCTCGGTAAGAACAGACTCATCGAGTTCTCCACTGAAGACGAGGTCGTTTCGAGACTTGCTGATAACATCGTTGCTGATTCTAATGTAGGCGTCGCTTGTATTGCTCGCGTCCATTCCGAAACAGTCGACTCTGAAGAATGCTCTGTGGtggagacgaagaagaagaagaagaaaaaggaaagcGAAACGATTAAAAGTCTTGAGGGTATATATAGGTTGCGGCCGCATCACACGCGTATTTATAGTCACGATAATAAGCTGTGTAGAGTCGGTGGTTAATCTTCCGAGCCGATTATCTGAAGCATCTGGGCTTTTTAAAGCCCATTTTCACCAAGTCAATAGCCCTTTTGTCATCCAAAAATCTTACGGTATAAACGGTGGTGACCCGGAGAACGGCGAATAATAATGCATTCCCTAACgttcataaaaaatatcatcattcacaaggaatacatttttctttttattctctactattttttttttatagagaaacaaagaacaaaaatattccTTATTAAATTTGAGAAGGGACAAATCATTCATTTTTATTCCTGTAATTTTATTCATTTACGTTCTTTTTCTATTCGTTTCTCTTGTTTCCAGAATGTTCACCAATCCAACTAATCTTTGCACTCAACTCTTTTAATTACTCAAGTGTAGTcttttacatgtttttttgttaaacagTTTCGATctggtgattttttttgttctttaatttgaaaaatattggaTCATTCCATTTATTTCTTACGTTACTGAGCTTCAATACTTATCATATGTGTGTACAGTATGATATATTGTATTTAGTAGATCATATGGTAAATTCATAATTGTGTATATTTTTAACTATtctagtctatactattaaaatagaatccataattgttataaatcattaagtgGATGAACCATAACCAATGACCAAGCCAAGGCCTAAACCGTGGccaaaggaggagagagagaggtggtcgtctgaggagagagagaggcggtcgtctgaggagagagagtcggctcTTGGCCGACTTTAGTCTTAGGACGTTTTCCTTTTCTATGTTTTAGATCTTTTtctatttcatgttgtattaggttttggataatttcatttttcctaTACTTTGTAATTCCTATAGAAGGAACCTCtattgttcattaataatacacagacaattccccattcttttacaacacgttatcatcACGATAGTTTCTAGATCCCTGAGACAAAATCGAAACCTCTCAACCCTAAAAGCCAAAACCGGCGACCACACCTGAAACCCTAGACACGTTCTTAGTTCATACAAGAACTCAGAAGATCCCTCTTgaatcctaaaggccttgaaacctttaATTAAAACCGGCAGCCTTAGTTttaaattgaaaccctaaattcataAATCAAATTGCTAAGGTTGTTTGCATTACATATGAATCTGAATTGAATTGCATTCGTATTGTTTAAGGAAATCGACCAGCATGTAGAAACATACGAATTCGAATCTAATTGCATTGAAAAtcatatggccgtgtggccttaatCTCTCTGGCACATGTAGAATCATATATTAGGATTGTTCGCACCATGGTCAATTAGTTTTACACGTCCGATCCTATTGCTTGACTACATGGCCGTGCGGCTTGATTGTTCGCTccatggtcgattagattgattgtttttcatagatgcgtaagacaagtttgtggccgagcttgttaatataccatgcggccacatgatcacattgtgaacctaaattgaaatgataatgcgattcagatgtcgaaaatctcaaatAGAGACTacgcagcccttaatctctccggagataaatacttgcagtgggcgctagatacaaagatcaaCTTAACGTCAAAAggacttggtgatacaatcatCAAGGGCAACAATGAGACCGATAAGAATCGATACAtggctataagtattatacgccatcacctcattgaaggtctaaaagatcagtacattacGATGTAAAATCCACTAGAGCTTTGGGATGCTTTACATCaaagatatgatcaccagaaaacggtgttactcccaaaggctagaaatgactggaagaatctaagattcatgGATTATAAGTCAGTGGATGAGTATAATTCTGTCTTGTTTAAGACGGtctcgatgctgagactttgtggtgaagtagtaaccgaaGAAGAGTTACTTGAGAAAACATTCTCTACGTTTCATTCCTCAAACATAATCCTGCAGCAGCAGTACCGAATGAAAGGCTTTGCCACATACAttgatctgatctcgtgcctgctactggccgaggcaaacaatgagctcctgatgaagaacagtgaagcTAGACCTGTTGGAACAGCCCCATTACCAGAGGCCAATgaagttgaaaagaaaaatcccAACGAGTGCAATTACATCCAGAATGATAAGAGATCACATGGCAAAGGCCGTGGTGGATATAGAACTGTGACAATTACTCGAACGGCCGAGATAGATACTTGGccggccggaaaggaaaccacaataaccgtggtcgtggttccaatcccGGCCGTGGCCGAGGTGGTTATGGACGAGGTCGAGGCGGTatatccaaaccgtcttactcgaccaaatccatttgtcacagatgtgggatgagcaaccattgggccaagaattgtAGAACTCCTAAGCACTTATGTGAGCTCTACCAGGAAAGTATTAAggacaagaacccggaggctcaTATGGTCCATGATTCCGGATATGAGGTTGATAGAGAATCTGATGTTGCAAATGACGACCTGATGGATTTtgagacttatgattgtctCAAAGACTAAAATTTTTGATACGACTTGTTTTATTACTTTATGAttgttttatgattgttttggtgtttttaattttgGTGTTCTGCAACTTTAATAAATGAAAGTTTTGAAGTCTCTGAGAAATGAaatcttatttatagaaatgaatgatgagatgagcatactcgtggtggatagtggcacaagtcatacaatacttagagacaaaagatatttcttaaatctcacaatgcaaagtgcaaacGTACACACCATTGCAGGTGTAGCcggcctgattgaaggtcacggccaggctTATGTATTGATGCCTAAGAGCACTCATCCAGAGATCAAAAatgccttgtattccccaagctctaaaAGGAGCCAACTGAGTTTCAAAGACATAAGATTGAACGGTTTccatcttgaaacatgggaagaaggaaataaagaattccttaacataattTCGATCACCAAAGGCTATAAAAGGATCCTAGAAACCTTACCTGCAATGTCTACTGGCCTATACTATGCAAaggtcagtatgatcgaggctaaTGCCTGCGACAATTTCAccttatggcataaccggcttggccatcccggtactaacatgatgcgaaagttgATGATAAACTCACAAGGGCACACGTTCAAAGGAGTTGTCCCAaacaatctcacatgtgcagcatgtgcacaagaGAAACTCATAAccaggccatcaccagccaaagttaataaagagatcataaattttctggaaaggattcagggagacatatgtggaccaatacacccacctagtGGGACGTTTCGGTATTTCATGGTcctgattgatgcatcgaccagatggttgCATGTCTGCCTACTGTCCACACAGAACTTGGAATTTGCACGCctgcttgctcagataataagactgagagcacactttccagactttcatttaaagactatacgtctagacaatgctagTGAATTTACGTCCCAGACGtttaatgactattgtatgtccatgggggtaagtctAGAACACTCCATGGCACATGTACTTACAcaaaacggcttggccgaatcattcattaaatgtatccagctgatagccagACCATTGCTCATGCGGTCTCAGCTCCCGGTATCAGCGTGGGGACATGCCATATTACATGCAgcagaactgattcgcatcaggccatctagtgagcatagatattcgccAACCCAGTTActcacgggtcatgagccagacgtgtcccacatcaaaacatttggatgtgccgtctacgttccaattgcttCACCACAAAGAACTAAAATGGGAccacaaaggaggatgggaatatacgtaggatatgactccccaagcattataaagtatcttgagccaacaaccggtgatttgtttaaggccagatacgcatactcacagtttgatgagtccacatacc
This genomic stretch from Brassica napus cultivar Da-Ae chromosome C9, Da-Ae, whole genome shotgun sequence harbors:
- the LOC106433303 gene encoding D-xylose-proton symporter-like 3, chloroplastic, yielding MAFAVSTQSHFPLTPLQRNQFKNSSPRAFFCSCFKSRPDSSHLRSKQLTLLVPKLGSAPRHRQKFQVKVGTGGEFADSGEVADSLASDAPESFSWSSVILPFIFPALGGLLFGYDIGATSGATLSLQSAALSGTTWFNLSPVQLGLVVSGSLYGALLGSTLVYGIADFLGRRRELIIAAGLYLLGSLITGCAPDLNVLLLGRLLYGLGIGLAMHGAPLYIAETCPSQIRGTLISLKELFIVLGILLGFSVGSFEIDVVGGWRYMYGFGTPVALLMGLGMWSLPPSPRWLLLRAVQGKGALQEYKDKAMVALSKLRGRPPGDKLSEKLVDDALLSVKTAYEDEEKSGGNFLEVFQGPNLKALTIGGGLVLFQQITGQPSVLYYAGSILQTAGFSAAADATRVSVIIGVFKLLMTWVAVAKVDDLGRRPLLIGGVSGIAISLFLLSAYYKFLGGFPLVAVGALLLYVGCYQISFGPISWLMVSEIFPLRTRGRGISLAVLTNFGSNAIVTFAFSPLKEYLGAENLFLLFGAIALVSLLFVVLVVPETKGLSLEEIESKILK
- the LOC125592714 gene encoding uncharacterized protein LOC125592714, whose protein sequence is MKNSEARPVGTAPLPEANEVEKKNPNECNYIQNDKRSHGKGRGGYRTVTITRTAEIDTWPAGKETTITVVVVPIPAVAEVVMDEVEAESIKDKNPEAHMVHDSGYEVDRESDVANDDLMDFETYDCLKD
- the LOC106433302 gene encoding putative L-type lectin-domain containing receptor kinase II.2, which translates into the protein MVTKVQKNLISLTSLGTRERKPMVLKIRSLSLWILICVQVFSLVLAQDGNQFVHYNFSKADLHRDGMATIDDGRLHLTNNTNKSTGHAFHKIPMNFTRSSPSSLSFSTEFVFAMFPLQGDGQGLAFVVSPSMDLRYSGAATSYLGLFNRTNDNKTENHILAVELDTNPSSEAIEDSYNHVGIDVNSIVSVESADASYFNDTSRKNISLPLASGTSILVWIDYDGLERLLNVTLAPVPTKPTSPLLSSSIKPSVPLLSKSINVSEIFNETMFVGFSGSTGTVKSDQYILAWSFKKGGKAESLDISKVLDPPNPPPPPPSSPPPPTLPPTSPPKSRSKGSSLALILGTTIAGTLLIVLGGVLYLLYKKKKYAEVLEQWEKEYSPQRYSFRNLYKATKGFKENQLLGAGGFGKVYKGILPSGTQIAVKRVYHDAEQGMKQYVAEIASMGRLRHKNLVQLLGYCRRKGELLLVYEYMPNGSLDNYLFNNQNLTWSQRLNIIKGVASALLYLHEDWEQVVLHRDIKASNILLDADLNGRLGDFGFARFHDRGENLEATRVVGTIGYMAPELTAMGVTTTWTDVYAFGAFILEVVCGRRPVDPERPPEQMILLKWVAICGSRDSLMVTVDSKLEGNFKAEEVKMLLKLGMLCSQSNPENRPSMRLIVQYLEGNVTVPSISYDTSGFGMPNISNETVTQQPGTSSLANFSFEDVTVLYGGR
- the LOC106433297 gene encoding transcription initiation factor IIA subunit 1 isoform X1, which gives rise to MRPQPIYTLKTFNRFAFLFLLLLLRLHHRAFFRVDCFGMDASNTSDAYIRISNDVISKSRNDLVFSGELDESVLTELHATWRRKMIQAGVIRGTIDTSSPSFPTTTPLMQIQDPNPLHGYAQNQSGIDTDAQFPSTELGLSIKDESEGFHIPQQDGASDDIKPSAFAPHDDDDESLNEDDDYEEDDINDDEDIPHLIMCQFDYVKKRKNKWECKLKAGVMQINEKNILFSETKGDFTF
- the LOC106433297 gene encoding transcription initiation factor IIA subunit 1 isoform X2, which produces MIQAGVIRGTIDTSSPSFPTTTPLMQIQDPNPLHGYAQNQSGIDTDAQFPSTELGLSIKDESEGFHIPQQDGASDDIKPSAFAPHDDDDESLNEDDDYEEDDINDDEDIPHLIMCQFDYVKKRKNKWECKLKAGVMQINEKNILFSETKGDFTF